A region of Maridesulfovibrio sp. DNA encodes the following proteins:
- a CDS encoding beta-ketoacyl-ACP synthase III gives MSTFSYIKGLGFHVPERIYTNTDLEKIVDTNDEWITSRTGIKQRHVVEDETCHDLAYEASLKALQEADMEAEELTHVIVATFTGDMPIPSTSCLLMERLGIKNIAAMDLSAACSGFVYAVEVARALINLDPTAKILVCGAEVVTSRVNWEDRSTCVLFGDGAGAAVMVAGTGDESGKILDTLVRADGNHGMNLTVKGGGSAYSYKAGDTVGVENFVEMQGREIYKHAVRSMTSISNEILKRQGLSIDDVDVLLPHQANMRIIEAVGKKLGILREKVFANVDKYGNTSAASIPIALADARESGFIKDGDLVLLATFGGGLTWGSSLIQF, from the coding sequence ATGAGTACTTTCTCGTACATCAAGGGTCTTGGTTTCCATGTCCCTGAACGGATATATACAAATACTGACCTTGAAAAGATTGTCGATACCAACGACGAATGGATAACCTCCCGCACCGGAATCAAACAGCGCCACGTTGTTGAAGACGAGACCTGTCATGATCTTGCCTATGAAGCATCCTTAAAGGCTCTTCAAGAAGCAGACATGGAAGCGGAAGAACTCACCCACGTAATCGTCGCCACCTTCACCGGCGATATGCCTATTCCCAGCACATCCTGCCTGCTCATGGAACGTCTGGGTATCAAAAACATAGCAGCCATGGACCTTTCCGCGGCCTGCTCCGGTTTTGTCTACGCTGTAGAGGTAGCCCGGGCACTCATCAATCTCGATCCCACTGCAAAAATTCTGGTCTGCGGCGCTGAAGTTGTCACCAGCAGGGTAAACTGGGAAGACCGCTCAACCTGCGTACTCTTCGGAGACGGCGCGGGAGCCGCAGTAATGGTTGCAGGAACGGGCGATGAATCCGGAAAAATACTCGATACCCTTGTCCGCGCCGACGGAAATCATGGTATGAACCTGACCGTCAAGGGTGGCGGTTCTGCATATTCCTATAAAGCCGGCGACACCGTAGGTGTTGAAAACTTCGTGGAAATGCAGGGACGTGAAATTTACAAACACGCAGTACGCTCCATGACCTCCATCTCCAATGAAATTTTAAAGAGACAGGGACTGAGCATCGATGATGTAGACGTGCTGCTGCCCCATCAGGCCAACATGCGCATCATTGAGGCCGTGGGTAAAAAACTGGGTATCCTTCGGGAAAAAGTTTTCGCGAACGTGGATAAATACGGCAACACATCTGCCGCATCCATCCCCATCGCACTTGCTGATGCCAGGGAATCCGGCTTCATCAAGGACGGTGATCTGGTCCTGCTGGCCACCTTCGGAGGCGGACTGACCTGGGGTTCTTCACTGATACAGTTTTAA
- the fabG gene encoding 3-oxoacyl-[acyl-carrier-protein] reductase, with product MSELPSTALVTGGSRGIGEACAKRLAKDGFEVIITYVSRPDGAEKVCAEIEAAGGKARSFKLDSSDREAVTAFFKEEIKGKVKLDVLVNNAGITRDGLLVRMKDEDWDKVLDINLTGAFTCLRESAKIMMKQRYGRIINISSVVGQAGNAGQANYVSAKAGLIGLTKASAIELAPRGVTVNAVTPGFIQTDMTAELPEKVMAQMMDNIPLKKLGTSDDIANAVSFLAKDESGYITGQTLAVNGGMYM from the coding sequence ATGAGTGAACTGCCAAGTACCGCCCTTGTGACGGGCGGTTCCAGAGGAATCGGAGAAGCCTGCGCCAAGAGGCTTGCCAAAGACGGTTTTGAGGTTATCATTACGTACGTAAGCCGTCCCGACGGAGCTGAAAAAGTCTGCGCTGAAATTGAAGCTGCAGGCGGCAAAGCCCGCTCATTCAAGCTTGATTCTTCCGACCGTGAAGCTGTTACTGCTTTCTTCAAAGAGGAAATCAAAGGCAAAGTAAAGCTTGATGTTCTGGTAAACAATGCCGGAATCACCCGCGACGGACTTCTTGTCCGCATGAAAGACGAGGACTGGGACAAAGTCCTGGACATCAACCTGACCGGGGCCTTCACCTGTCTGCGTGAATCTGCAAAGATCATGATGAAGCAGCGTTACGGACGGATCATCAACATTTCCTCAGTAGTTGGGCAGGCCGGTAATGCCGGACAGGCCAACTACGTATCGGCCAAGGCCGGCCTCATCGGGCTGACCAAGGCCAGCGCCATCGAGCTTGCTCCGCGCGGTGTCACTGTGAATGCCGTTACCCCGGGATTCATTCAGACCGACATGACCGCAGAACTGCCTGAAAAAGTCATGGCGCAGATGATGGACAATATACCGCTGAAAAAACTCGGCACATCCGATGATATAGCGAATGCGGTTTCATTCCTTGCCAAGGATGAATCCGGTTATATCACAGGCCAGACTCTCGCTGTTAACGGCGGGATGTACATGTAA
- a CDS encoding acyl carrier protein — translation MSAAEKVKAIIVDQLGVSEDEIKDEASFVEDLGADSLDLTELIMAMEEEFDVEIEDEEAQKILKVKDAIAFVESKQ, via the coding sequence ATGTCCGCAGCTGAAAAAGTAAAAGCAATTATCGTAGACCAGCTTGGCGTATCTGAAGACGAAATCAAAGACGAGGCTTCCTTTGTTGAAGATCTCGGCGCTGACTCTCTCGACCTCACTGAACTCATCATGGCCATGGAAGAAGAGTTCGACGTTGAAATCGAAGACGAAGAAGCTCAGAAGATCCTCAAAGTCAAGGATGCTATCGCATTCGTAGAAAGCAAGCAGTAG